A part of Lagopus muta isolate bLagMut1 chromosome 26, bLagMut1 primary, whole genome shotgun sequence genomic DNA contains:
- the RAB3A gene encoding ras-related protein Rab-3A isoform X1, whose product MASATDSRYGQKESSDQNFDYMFKILIIGNSSVGKTSFLFRYADDSFTPAFVSTVGIDFKVKTIYRNDKRIKLQIWDTAGQERYRTITTAYYRGAMGFILMYDITNEESFNAVQDWSTQIKTYSWDNAQVLLVGNKCDMEDERVVSAEKGRQLAEHLGFEFFEASAKDNINVKQTFERLVDIICEKMSESLDAADPAVTGAKQGPQLSDQQAPPHQDCAC is encoded by the exons ATGGCGTCCGCTACCGACTCCCGCTATGGACAGAAGGAGTCCTCAGACCAGAACTTTGATTACATGTTCAAAATCCTCATCATCGGTAACAGCAGCGTAGGGAAAACCTCGTTCCTATTCCGGTATGCCGACGACTCCTTCACGCCCGCCTTCGTCAGCACCGTTGGCATCGACTTCAAGGTCAAAACCATCTACAGGAATGACAAACGCATCAAGCTGCAGATCTGG GACACGGCCGGGCAGGAGCGGTACCGCACCATCACCACCGCCTATTACCGCGGGGCCATGGGCTTCATCCTGATGTACGACATCACCAACGAGGAGTCCTTCAACGCCGTGCAGGACTG GTCGACCCAGATCAAGACGTACTCGTGGGACAACGCgcaggtgctgctggtggggaaCAAATGTGACATGGAGGACGAGCGCGTGGTGTCGGCTGAGAAGGGCCGGCAGCTCGCCGAGCACCTGG GCTTCGAGTTCTTCGAGGCCAGCGCCAAGGACAACATCAACGTCAAGCAGACCTTCGAGCGGTTGGTGGACATCATCTGTGAGAAGATGTCGGAGTCTCTGGATGCAGCCGACCCCGCCGTCACCGGCGCCAAGCAGGGCCCGCAGCTGTCGGACCAGCAGGCCCCCCCCCACCAGGACTGCGCCTGCTAG
- the RAB3A gene encoding ras-related protein Rab-3A isoform X2, translated as MHPAPLPAAMGTMASATDSRYGQKESSDQNFDYMFKILIIGNSSVGKTSFLFRYADDSFTPAFVSTVGIDFKVKTIYRNDKRIKLQIWDTAGQERYRTITTAYYRGAMGFILMYDITNEESFNAVQDWSTQIKTYSWDNAQVLLVGNKCDMEDERVVSAEKGRQLAEHLGFEFFEASAKDNINVKQTFERLVDIICEKMSESLDAADPAVTGAKQGPQLSDQQAPPHQDCAC; from the exons ATGCACCCGGCACCGCTGCCGGCAGCCATGGGGACG ATGGCGTCCGCTACCGACTCCCGCTATGGACAGAAGGAGTCCTCAGACCAGAACTTTGATTACATGTTCAAAATCCTCATCATCGGTAACAGCAGCGTAGGGAAAACCTCGTTCCTATTCCGGTATGCCGACGACTCCTTCACGCCCGCCTTCGTCAGCACCGTTGGCATCGACTTCAAGGTCAAAACCATCTACAGGAATGACAAACGCATCAAGCTGCAGATCTGG GACACGGCCGGGCAGGAGCGGTACCGCACCATCACCACCGCCTATTACCGCGGGGCCATGGGCTTCATCCTGATGTACGACATCACCAACGAGGAGTCCTTCAACGCCGTGCAGGACTG GTCGACCCAGATCAAGACGTACTCGTGGGACAACGCgcaggtgctgctggtggggaaCAAATGTGACATGGAGGACGAGCGCGTGGTGTCGGCTGAGAAGGGCCGGCAGCTCGCCGAGCACCTGG GCTTCGAGTTCTTCGAGGCCAGCGCCAAGGACAACATCAACGTCAAGCAGACCTTCGAGCGGTTGGTGGACATCATCTGTGAGAAGATGTCGGAGTCTCTGGATGCAGCCGACCCCGCCGTCACCGGCGCCAAGCAGGGCCCGCAGCTGTCGGACCAGCAGGCCCCCCCCCACCAGGACTGCGCCTGCTAG